A genomic stretch from Sphaerodactylus townsendi isolate TG3544 linkage group LG15, MPM_Stown_v2.3, whole genome shotgun sequence includes:
- the MAPK7 gene encoding mitogen-activated protein kinase 7 — protein sequence MESDLHQIIHSSQPLTLEHVRYFLYQLLRGLKYIHSANVIHRDLKPSNLLINENCELKIGDFGMARGLCTKPDEYKYFMTEYVATRWYRAPELMLSLHEYTQAIDMWSVGCIFAEMLGRKQLFPGKNYIHQLQLIITVLGTPPAKVVHSIGADRVRAYVQSLPSRQPVPWESLYQQADRKALSMLSKMLRFDPRERISVVEALSHPFLAKYHDPDDEPDCVPAFDFDFDKQVLTKERIKEAIVAEINDFHDRREGIRRQISFKPALRPAVVGGCVTASEQGLLLRCQDVDMPSAGSPRPRDSDYAMASPTLYPLPETIDLISPLVAEAVAQPEVKAEAEPPAAPPKREGAISDDTKAALKAVILKSALRNKNKDTPSSVPETPDIRRPVTAKERQREREEKRKRRHERAKEREKQKKEKEKERKDMLTENDRNLLERWTKMVDRTQNKLAQNGSAVLPQATAAGHILSQVPPANSLPPQVPPASHIPPSSSANPSAPTDFLTFSDKGVPALRPKLTLVPVGAELAPVQGANANLVHFFPAQPTPFLVTSAACPKATPSKPECVLSVKYGPGQIFQAPYGVTALNAWSAVPQPENWAVTGQVPVSQPEIAPPSEALPEPTVNYGARTGVDDAIFLTEAGKTEVPSQPNQPQMASELPSGTTVPLEPPDINMVTQQLSKSQVDDILPPVFSGTPKGSGAGYGVGFDLEEFLNQSFDMVGENRESQGDSAPLSASLLADWLEVHRMNPADMESLQQELQLGSPMILSDIPDLQDA from the exons ATGGAGAGCGACCTGCACCAGATCATCCACTCCTCTCAGCCCCTCACCCTGGAACACGTACGCTACTTCCTCTACCAGCTTCTCCGGGGGCTCAAGTACATCCACTCGGCCAACGTCATCCACCGGGACCTCAAGCCCAGCAACCTCCTGATCAACGAGAACTGCGAGCTGAAGATCGGCGACTTCGGCATGGCCCGGGGCCTCTGCACCAAACCCGACGAGTACAAGTACTTCATGACGGAGTACGTGGCCACCCGCTGGTACCGCGCCCCCGAACTGATGCTCTCCTTGCACGAGTACACGCAGGCCATCGACATGTGGTCGGTGGGTTGCATTTTTGCCGAGATGCTCGGGCGGAAGCAGCTGTTCCCTGGGAAGAATTACATCCACCAGCTGCAGCTGATCATCACGGTCTTGGGGACTCCCCCCGCCAAGGTGGTGCACTCCATCGGGGCGGACCGGGTGCGGGCGTACGTCCAGAGCCTGCCGTCGCGCCAGCCGGTGCCGTGGGAGAGCCTCTACCAGCAGGCCGACCGCAAAGCCTTGTCGATGCTCTCCAAGATGCTGCGCTTCGACCCCCGGGAGCGCATCTCGGTGGTGGAAGCGCTGAGCCACCCCTTCCTTGCCAAGTACCACGACCCCGACGACGAGCCCGACTGCGTGCCGGCCTTCGACTTCGATTTCGACAAGCAGGTGCTGACCAAGGAGCGGATCAAGGAAGCCATCGTGGCCGAAATCAACGATTTCCACGACCGGCGGGAGGGCATCCGGCGCCAGATCAGCTTCAAGCCTGCTCTGCGGCCGGCGGTGGTCGGGGGCTGCGTGACGGCCTCCGAGCAAGGCCTGCTCCTCCGCTGCCAGGATGTGGACATGCCCAGCGCCGGCTCCCCTCGGCCCAGAGACAGCGACTACGCCATGGCGTCTCCCACCCTCTACCCGCTTCCGGAGACCATTGACCTGATCTCTCCCCTTGTCGCCGAGGCAGTGGCCCAGCCTGAGGTGAAGGCCGAAGCGGAGCCTCCCGCCGCGCCGCCCAAACGGGAGGGAGCCATCTCGGATGACACCAAGGCTGCCCTCAAGGCCGTCATCTTAAAGTCGGCCCTCCGGAATAAGAACAAAG ATACCCCATCCTCCGTCCCTGAGACGCCTGACATCCGGAGGCCGGTGACGGCGAAGGAGCGTCAGCGCGAGCGAGAGGAGAAACGCAAGCGCCGTCACGAGCGAGCCAAGGAGCgtgagaagcagaagaaggagaaggagaaggaacgCAAGGACATGCTCACCGAGAACGACCGGAACCTTCTGGAGAGGTGGACCAAGATGGTCGACCGCACCCAGAACAAGTTGGCCCAGAATGGATCCGCGGTCCTGCCGCAGGCGACCGCCGCCGGCCATATCCTATCTCAAGTTCCTCCTGCCAACTCTTTGCCGCCTCAAGTGCCTCCTGCCAGCCACATTCCGCCCAGCTCTTCCGCCAATCCCTCGGCACCCACCGACTTCCTCACCTTCTCGGACAAGGGGGTGCCTGCCTTGAGACCCAAGCTCACTCTGGTCCCTGTGGGGGCAGAACTAGCCCCCGTTCAAGGGGCGAATGCCAACCTGGTCCACTTTTTCCCCGCCCAGCCCACCCCGTTCCTGGTCACCTCCGCGGCCTGCCCGAAAGCCACTCCGTCCAAACCGGAGTGTGTGCTAAGTGTCAAATACGGACCTGGGCAGATATTTCAGGCTCCGTACGGGGTGACGGCCCTCAATGCCTGGAGCGCCGTCCCCCAGCCTGAGAACTGGGCCGTGACCGGCCAGGTGCCGGTGAGTCAGCCGGAGATAGCGCCCCCTAGTGAAGCACTGCCGGAGCCGACTGTGAATTACGGAGCGAGAACGGGTGTGGATGACGCCATATTTCTGACGGAGGCGGGCAAAACAGAGGTGCCGTCACAGCCCAACCAACCCCAAATGGCCTCAGAGCTGCCTTCAGGGACCACTGTGCCTTTGGAGCCTCCTGATATCAATATGGTGACTCAACAGCTGTCGAAATCCCAG GTGGACGACATTTTGCCCCCTGTCTTCTCTGGCACCCCGAAAGGCAGCGGCGCTGGCTACGGAGTCGGCTTCGACCTGGAAGAGTTTCTGAATCAGTCGTTCGACATGGTTGGAGAAAACCGGGAGAG tcaAGGTGACTCTGCTCCGCTCTCGGCCTCCCTTCTCGCCGACTGGCTGGAAGTCCATCGCATGAACCCGGCCGACATGGAGTCCCTCCAACAGGAACTGCAGCTGGGCTCTCCCATGATCCTCTCCGACATTCCCGACCTTCAGGACGCATGA
- the LOC125445259 gene encoding zinc-binding protein A33-like, whose protein sequence is MAVPIGVEDLAQDLSCSICLELFSDPVILECGHNFCQACITRYWEEIPADGGEDAPLPTCPECRCEIPGGKFTANRVLGQLAQKAMESLSAHNSDEDAELEKDEEVEGDLIFCLEDGCLARVLQPEHWGHQCLPPDEAVEHYKEILTASQAQLESRAQAAKSLQETSAQKVAEITAQRLRLEQHLSAQFFELHQWLQEKEAAMRRELRQEEELLLSELETNQRNGQEQIRVAEEHVAKIQAQLKEQQDPEMFLKNIKAFVEKYCLSGEKKPVMPVVFRDFSLGQFKGPIQYTVWREMLPALRPAPCRITLDPATNHPNLVLSKDHGSVHLVDNPEEEVPDGPERFSKSVCVLGAQGFTSGRHYWEVEVGDKTSWDVGVAKESVNRKEAKVTVKPSNGFWAIWLRNGSEYKALDSPSKPLALKDKPQKVGVYLDYEGGQVSFYNADTMAHIFTFSDAFSERLYPMFSPGFNKDGLNAEPLRLLSSI, encoded by the exons atgGCGGTCCCAATTGGAGTGGAGGACTTGGCACAAGACCTGAGCTGCTCcatctgcttggagctcttttccGATCCCGTCATCCTGGAGTGTGGGCACAACTTCTGCCAGGCCTGCATCACACGCTACTGGGAAGAAATCCCCGCCGACGGCGGGGAAGACGCGCCCCTGCCCACCTGCCCGGAGTGCCGCTGCGAGATACCCGGGGGCAAGTTCACGGCTAACAGGGTGCTGGGGCAGCTGGCGCAGAAGGCGATGGAGTCCCTCTCGGCCCACAACAGCGACGAAGACGCTGAACTGGAAAAGGACGAGGAAGTGGAAGGAGACCTAATCTTCTGTCTAGAAGACGGCTGTCTGGCAAGGGTCTTGCAACCGGAACACTGGGGGCACCAGTGTCTTCCTCCGGATGAGGCTGTAGAGCACTATAAG GAGATCTTGACGGCGTCTCAAGCGCAGCTGGAGTCCAGAGCCCAGGCGGCAAAGTCGTTGCAGGAGACGAGTGCCCAGAAAGTCGCCGAAATCACG GCCCAGCGGCTCCGACTGGAGCAGCATCTCTCAGCCCAGTTCTTTGAGCTCCACCAGTGGCTCCAGGAGAAGGAGGCGGCCATGAGGAGGGAGCTTCGGCAGGAGGAGGAACTACTTCTCAGCGAGCTGGAAACCAACCAGCGCAACGGGCAGGAGCAAATCCGCGTGGCAGAGGAGCATGTGGCGAAGATCCAAgctcagctgaaggagcagcaagACCCTGAGATGTTCCTGAAG aACATCAAAGCTTTTGTGGAGAA GTATTGTCTCAGTGGAGAGAAAAAGCCCGTGATGCCAGTGGTCTTCCGGGATTTCAGCCTGGGCCAATTTAAAGGCCCCATTCAGTACACGGTGTGGAGAGAAATGCTCCCGGCTTTGAGACCTG CTCCGTGCCGGATAACATTGGATCCTGCCACTAACCATCCTAACCTCGTACTCTCCAAGGACCATGGCAGTGTACATTTGGTTGACAACCCCGAGGAGGAGGTCCCAGATGGACCGGAGAGGTTCAGCAAGTCGGTATGCGTTCTGGGCGCTCAGGGCTTCACGTCGGGGCGTCATTACTGGGAAGTCGAAGTGGGCGACAAAACCAGCTGGGACGTTGGCGTGGCCAAGGAATCGGTCAACAGGAAGGAAGCCAAAGTCACCGTCAAGCCCAGCAATGGATTCTGGGCCATCTGGCTGCGGAACGGCAGTGAATACAAAGCTCTTGACTCTCCCTCTAAACCGCTGGCCCTCAAGGACAAACCTCAGAAGGTGGGGGTCTACCTGGATTATGAAGGGGGACAGGTCTCCTTCTACAACGCTGATACCATGGCTCACATCTTCACCTTTTCTGATGCTTTCTCTGAGCGCCTCTACCCCATGTTCAGCCCTGGGTTCAATAAGGATGGGCTGAACGCCGAACCTCTCCGCCTTCTGTCCTCAATATGA
- the LOC125445260 gene encoding olfactory receptor 5V1-like has product MENSTTVREFILMGLSDLPAVRFSLFAAFLFIYLITVMGNGTILLAIGADSHLHNPMYFFLTNLSLLDIFCPTATVPKMLESLLSENNIISFVGCALQLYFLVALAGTEVFLLAVMAYDRYVAVCDPLRYTVIMSKKACLQMVAGTWITGFLNSLLHTVLTFTLPYCKSNRVNQYYCDIPPVLALSCASTYLAEMVVLIVGGIFGVGAFLVTLVSYVYIISAILRIRSAEGKRKAFSTCASHLMVVCLFYGTTIFTYIRPSSSHHPDQDRLVSMLYGVLTPMLNPLIYSLRNKEVKGALKRAIVGWGKRSGERARGFFH; this is encoded by the coding sequence ATGGAGAACAGCACAACGGTGAGAGAATTCATCCTAATGGGACTCTCCGACCTCCCAGCTGTCCGCTTCTCCTTGTTCGCTgcctttttgttcatttatttgatcACCGTCATGGGAAATGGTACCATCCTTCTTGCCATAGGAGCAGACTCCCATTTGCACAACCCCATGTATTTTTTCCTCACCAACCTCTCCTTGCTGGACATCTTCTGCCCCACAGCCACGGTGCCTAAGATGCTGGAGAGCCTCTTGTCAGAGAATAATATAATTTCCTTTGTTGGCTGCGCTCTGCAGCTCTACTTCCTAGTAGCCCTGGCGGGGACTGAGGTCTTCCTCTTGGCTGTCATGGCTTATGACCGCTACGTGGCTGTATGTGACCCCTTGCGATACACAGTCATCATGAGCAAGAAGGCCTGTCTTCAGATGGTCGCTGGCACCTGGATCACGGGCTTCCTCAACTCTTTGCTCCACACGGTACTGACCTTCACCCTACCTTATTGCAAATCCAATAGAGTCAATCAATATTATTGCGACATTCCACCCGTTCTGGCCCTTTCTTGTGCTTCCACCTACTTGGCTGAGATGGTGGTTCTGATTGTTGGGggcatttttggggtgggggctttcctggTCACGTTGGTCTCCTACGTCTACATCATCTCCGCCATCCTCAGAATCCGTTCTGCCGAGGGGAAGCGCAAAGCCTTCTCTACCTGTGCCTCTCACCTGATGGTGGTGTGCCTCTTCTATGGGACCACCATCTTCACCTACATACGCCCTTCTTCTAGCCACCACCCAGACCAGGATAGGCTGGTGAGCATGCTGTATGGGGTGCTTACCCCTATGTTGAACCCCTTGATCTACAGCCTTAGGAACAAAGAAGTGAAAGGGGCATTAAAGAGGGCGATTGTGGGATGGGGCAAGAGAAGCGGAGAGAGAGCTAGAGGTTTTTTCCACTGA
- the LOC125444326 gene encoding olfactory receptor 5V1-like: MENSTTVAEFILMGVSDLPAVRFSLFAAFLFIYLITVMGNGTILLAVGADSHLHNPMYFFLTNLSLLDIFYPTATVPKMLESLLSENNIISFVGCILQVYFLVALAGTEVFLLAVMAYDRYVAVCDPLRYTVIMSKKACLQMVAGTWITGFLNSLLHTVLTFTLPYCKSNRVNQYYCDIPPILALSCGSTYLAEMVVLIVGGIFGVGSSLVTLVSYVYIISSILRIRSAEGKRKAFSTCASHLMVVCLFYGTGIFTYIRPSSSHHPDQDRLVSMLYGVITPMLNPLIYSLRNKEVKGALKRAIVGWGKRILIQENTIFCIP, translated from the coding sequence ATGGAGAACAGCACAACAGTGGCAGAATTTATCCTGATGGGAGTCTCCGACCTCCCAGCTGTCCGCTTCTCCTTGTTCGCTgcctttttgttcatttatttgatcACCGTCATGGGAAATGGTACCATCCTTCTGGCCGTAGGAGCGGACTCCCATTTGCACAACCCCATGTATTTTTTCCTCACCAACCTCTCCTTGTTGGACATCTTCTATCCCACAGCCACGGTGCCTAAGATGCTGGAGAGCCTCTTGTCGGAGAATAATATAATTTCCTTTGTTGGCTGCATTCTGCAGGTCTATTTCCTAGTAGCCCTGGCGGGGACTGAGGTCTTCCTTCTGGCTGTCATGGCTTATGACCGTTACGTGGCTGTATGTGACCCCTTGCGATACACAGTCATCATGAGCAAGAAGGCCTGTCTTCAGATGGTTGCTGGCACCTGGATCACGGGCTTCCTCAACTCTTTGCTCCACACGGTGCTGACCTTCACCCTACCTTATTGCAAATCCAATCGAGTCAATCAATATTATTGTGACATTCCACCCATTCTGGCCCTTTCTTGTGGTTCCACCTACTTGGCGGAGATGGTTGTTCTGATTGTTGGGGGCATTTTTGGCGTGGGGTCTTCCCTGGTCACGTTGGTCTCCTATGTCTACATCATCTCCTCCATCCTCAGAATCCGTTCTGCCGAGGGCAAGCGCAAAGCCTTCTCTACCTGTGCCTCTCACCTGATGGTGGTGTGCCTCTTCTATGGGACCGGCATCTTTACTTACATACGCCCTTCTTCTAGCCACCACCCAGACCAGGATAGGCTGGTGAGCATGCTGTATGGTGTGATCACCCCTATGTTGAACCCCTTGATCTACAGCCTTCGGAACAAAGAAGTGAAAGGGGCGTTAAAGAGGGCGATTGTGGGATGGGGCAAGAGAATACTGATTCAAGAAAACACAATATTCTGCATTCCTTAG
- the LOC125445342 gene encoding olfactory receptor 5V1-like produces MENSTTETEFILMGLSDLPAVRFSLFAAFLFIYLITVMGNGTILLAIGADSHLHNPMYFFLTNLSLLDIFCPTATVPKMLESLLSENNLISFVGCALQLFFLVALAGTEGLLLTVMGYDRYVAICDPLRYTVIMSKKACLQMVAGTWITGFLNSLLHTVLTFTLPYCKSNRVNQYYCDIPPVLALSCGSTYLAEMVVLIVGGFFGVGSFLVTLVSYVYIISAILRIRSAEGKRKAFSTCASHLMVVCLFYGTTIFTYVRPSSSHHPDQDRLVSMLYGVITPMLNPLIYSFRNKEVKEALKRAIMGWGKRSGERARGFFY; encoded by the coding sequence ATGGAGAACAGCACAACGGAGACAGAATTCATCCTAATGGGACTCTCCGACCTCCCAGCTGTCCGCTTCTCCTTGTTCGCTgcctttttgttcatttatttgatcACCGTCATGGGAAATGGTACCATCCTTCTTGCCATAGGAGCGGACTCCCATTTGCACAACCCCATGTATTTTTTCCTCACCAACCTCTCCTTGCTGGACATCTTCTGCCCCACAGCCACGGTGCCTAAGATGCTGGAGAGCCTCTTGTCAGAGAATAATTTAATTTCCTTTGTTGGTTGTGCTCTGCAGCTCTTCTTCCTAGTAGCCCTGGCGGGGACTGAGGGATTGCTCTTGACTGTCATGGGTTATGACCGTTACGTggctatatgcgaccccttgcgaTACACAGTCATCATGAGCAAGAAGGCCTGTCTTCAGATGGTCGCTGGCACCTGGATCACGGGCTTCCTCAACTCTTTGCTCCACACGGTGCTGACCTTCACGCTACCTTATTGCAAATCCAATAGAGTCAATCAATATTATTGCGACATTCCACCCGTTCTGGCCCTTTCTTGTGGTTCCACCTACTTGGCTGAGATGGTCGTTCTGATTGTTGGgggcttttttggggtggggtctTTCCTGGTCACGTTGGTCTCCTACGTCTACATCATCTCCGCCATCCTCAGAATCCGTTCTGCCGAGGGGAAGCGCAAAGCCTTCTCTACCTGCGCCTCTCACCTGATGGTGGTGTGCCTCTTCTATGGGACCACCATCTTCACCTACGTACGCCCCTCTTCCAGCCACCATCCAGACCAGGATAGGCTGGTGAGCATGCTGTATGGGGTGATCACCCCTATGTTGAACCCCTTGATCTACAGCTTTAGGAACAAAGAAGTGAAAGAGGCGTTAAAGAGGGCGATTATGGGATGGGGCAAGAGAAGCGGAGAGAGAGCTAGAGGTTTTTTCTACTGA